In one Corallococcus sp. EGB genomic region, the following are encoded:
- a CDS encoding 1-acyl-sn-glycerol-3-phosphate acyltransferase has protein sequence MLRLLFALMSLLPRNPRRYVVRGLMHAVWGRLSHAKVYGVKDLPAGPCLFICNHLSNADGFTLYRALRPRRVVFLAGVKLHGTVMTRLAAETMDTIDITPNSPDIEALRRCVELLKGGQSVLIFPEGGRSRTGGMIQGKKGVGLIAKRAGVPIVPVALTGTEKLMPINDADMGGERLYHADVTVTFGPAFRMEDLEPEVAGASDTRQALVDAMMRRVAMLLPPRYQGVYAGGPEPVAPTAPSSAVPPSA, from the coding sequence GTGCTTCGACTTCTCTTCGCCCTGATGTCGCTGCTCCCTCGGAATCCGCGCCGCTACGTCGTGCGCGGGCTGATGCATGCCGTGTGGGGCCGGCTGTCCCACGCGAAGGTGTACGGCGTGAAGGACCTGCCGGCCGGCCCCTGCCTCTTCATCTGCAACCACCTGTCCAACGCGGACGGCTTCACGCTCTACCGGGCGCTGCGTCCCCGGCGCGTCGTCTTCCTGGCCGGCGTGAAGCTGCACGGCACCGTGATGACCCGGCTGGCGGCGGAGACGATGGACACCATCGACATCACGCCCAACTCGCCGGACATCGAAGCGCTGCGCCGCTGCGTGGAGCTGCTCAAGGGCGGCCAGTCCGTCCTCATCTTCCCGGAGGGGGGCCGCAGCCGCACCGGAGGGATGATCCAGGGGAAGAAGGGCGTGGGGCTCATCGCCAAGCGAGCGGGCGTGCCCATCGTGCCGGTGGCGCTGACGGGCACGGAGAAGCTCATGCCCATCAACGACGCGGACATGGGCGGCGAGCGGCTCTACCACGCCGACGTCACCGTGACCTTCGGGCCCGCCTTCCGCATGGAGGACCTGGAGCCGGAGGTGGCCGGCGCCTCCGATACCCGCCAGGCGTTGGTGGACGCGATGATGCGCCGGGTGGCCATGCTGCTGCCGCCTCGGTACCAGGGCGTCTACGCCGGCGGCCCGGAGCCGGTGGCCCCCACCGCGCCTTCCTCCGCCGTGCCGCCTTCCGCGTAG
- a CDS encoding oxidoreductase, whose amino-acid sequence MSAEATPSRTKRPVEYEATVLDVRMETHDTATLRLELDAGAGPLDYKAGQFLNIDPHQFRALAQQCAYLQEQKGRKESPRSYSLASAPHERHVAITVKDEEFIPGVTRYPPLLSPLLVHGRLVGAKLKVTGFMGPYVLPDDVTERADHILHVVAGSGAVPNFAIVKDALHRGLKLRHTFLASNKTWADILYREELAALEQAAPDRVRLVHTLTRETDETKYGPRVRKGRVGEALLRELVPNPDTCLVYVCGPAITPWDRRKALETRTPATPRFMEAVLGHLHELGIPDKRIKREAYG is encoded by the coding sequence ATGAGCGCTGAGGCCACGCCCTCCCGAACGAAGCGGCCCGTCGAGTACGAGGCCACCGTCCTCGACGTGCGGATGGAGACCCACGACACGGCGACCCTGCGGCTGGAGCTGGACGCGGGGGCGGGGCCGCTCGACTACAAGGCAGGCCAGTTCCTGAACATCGACCCGCATCAGTTCCGGGCGCTCGCGCAGCAGTGCGCGTACCTGCAGGAGCAGAAGGGGCGCAAGGAGTCGCCGCGCTCGTACTCACTCGCCTCCGCGCCGCACGAGCGGCACGTGGCCATCACGGTGAAGGACGAGGAGTTCATCCCGGGCGTCACGCGCTATCCGCCGCTGCTGTCGCCGCTGCTGGTGCACGGCCGGCTGGTGGGCGCGAAGCTGAAGGTGACGGGCTTCATGGGGCCGTACGTCCTGCCGGACGACGTCACGGAGCGGGCGGACCACATCCTCCACGTGGTGGCGGGCTCCGGCGCGGTGCCGAACTTCGCCATCGTGAAGGACGCGCTGCACCGCGGGTTGAAGCTGCGGCACACGTTCCTCGCGTCCAACAAGACCTGGGCGGACATCCTCTACCGCGAGGAGCTGGCCGCGCTGGAGCAGGCCGCGCCGGACCGCGTGCGGTTGGTGCACACGCTCACGCGCGAGACGGATGAGACGAAGTACGGCCCGCGGGTGCGCAAGGGCCGCGTCGGGGAGGCGCTCTTGCGCGAGCTGGTCCCGAACCCCGACACCTGCCTCGTGTACGTGTGCGGGCCCGCCATCACCCCGTGGGACCGGCGCAAGGCGCTGGAGACGCGCACGCCCGCCACGCCGCGCTTCATGGAGGCGGTGCTGGGCCACCTGCACGAGCTGGGCATCCCGGACAAGCGCATCAAGCGCGAGGCCTACGGCTGA
- a CDS encoding alpha/beta fold hydrolase — translation MALELDDWGGSGPLLHFACANGFPPETYRKLFTRLATRYHVVSLRTRPLMPEEDPKALTTWKQLGEDLARELKARGRSGVLGVGHSVGGTSTLMAAAANPGLFRAVVALDPVLVTGSRLWALRLMKLLGRMDRAPMVRGALRRRDRWTTREEAATAYRQRKLFRDWDADCFNDYITHGLVPTEQGDFRLRFPREWEARIFETFPSDPWSLIRANATPTLVLRGERSDTLLPDALARAEREMKRARVDTLPLASHLFPMEMPRETAERVLTFLDELPPVDVPAH, via the coding sequence ATGGCCTTGGAGCTGGATGACTGGGGTGGGAGCGGCCCGCTCCTGCACTTCGCCTGCGCGAACGGTTTTCCCCCGGAGACGTACCGGAAGCTCTTCACGCGGCTCGCGACGCGCTACCACGTGGTGTCGCTGCGCACGCGGCCGCTGATGCCGGAGGAGGACCCGAAGGCGCTGACGACCTGGAAGCAATTGGGCGAGGACCTCGCGCGCGAACTGAAGGCGCGGGGGCGCTCCGGCGTGCTGGGCGTGGGGCACAGCGTGGGCGGCACGAGCACGCTGATGGCGGCGGCCGCGAACCCGGGGCTGTTCCGCGCGGTGGTGGCGCTGGACCCCGTGCTCGTCACCGGCTCGCGGCTGTGGGCGCTGCGCCTGATGAAGCTCCTGGGCCGCATGGACCGCGCGCCCATGGTGCGCGGCGCGCTGCGGCGGCGGGACCGGTGGACGACGCGCGAGGAGGCGGCCACGGCGTACCGGCAGCGCAAGCTGTTCCGGGACTGGGACGCGGACTGCTTCAACGACTACATCACGCACGGGCTGGTGCCCACGGAGCAGGGCGACTTCCGCTTGCGCTTCCCGCGCGAGTGGGAGGCCCGCATCTTCGAGACCTTCCCCTCGGACCCGTGGTCGCTCATCCGCGCCAACGCGACGCCCACGCTGGTGCTGCGCGGCGAGCGCTCCGACACGCTGCTGCCGGACGCGCTGGCCCGGGCGGAGAGGGAGATGAAGCGCGCGCGGGTGGACACGCTGCCGCTCGCCTCCCACCTGTTCCCCATGGAGATGCCGCGCGAGACGGCCGAGCGCGTGCTGACGTTCCTCGACGAGCTTCCGCCCGTGGACGTGCCCGCGCACTGA
- a CDS encoding SAM-dependent methyltransferase encodes MRKLKQVNHLVGLLRPAMEDVQSRHANPVVVDAGSGNAYLGFVVYELFLKDAAGGELLSIEGRPDLTERAKGRAERLHFDRMRFQTAHIDAAQYPERIHLLMALHACDTATDDALVAAIRHGADHVAVVPCCQAEVAAQLKEKKAKQAGAMALLFQHPWHRREFGSHLTNVIRALTLEAFGYQVTVTELTGWEHSLKNELILGRRVHRDNRRARLQLQALLAETGVQPRLTRLLGVTPAGAGADVEAEPPPASEPGPDAASVAPPEP; translated from the coding sequence CTGCGCAAGCTCAAGCAGGTGAACCACCTGGTGGGCCTGCTTCGCCCCGCGATGGAGGACGTGCAATCGCGCCACGCCAACCCCGTGGTGGTGGACGCGGGCAGCGGCAACGCGTACCTGGGCTTCGTCGTCTACGAGCTGTTCCTCAAGGACGCGGCGGGCGGCGAGCTCCTGTCCATCGAGGGGCGGCCGGACCTGACGGAGCGCGCGAAGGGGCGCGCCGAGCGGCTGCACTTCGACCGGATGCGCTTCCAGACGGCGCACATCGACGCGGCACAATACCCGGAGCGCATCCACCTGCTGATGGCGCTGCACGCGTGCGACACGGCCACGGACGACGCGCTGGTGGCGGCCATCCGCCACGGCGCGGACCACGTGGCGGTGGTGCCGTGCTGCCAGGCGGAGGTGGCCGCGCAGCTCAAGGAGAAGAAGGCGAAGCAGGCCGGAGCCATGGCGCTGCTCTTCCAGCACCCGTGGCACCGGCGCGAGTTCGGCTCGCACCTGACCAACGTCATCCGCGCGCTGACGCTGGAGGCGTTCGGCTACCAGGTGACGGTGACGGAGCTGACCGGGTGGGAGCACTCGTTGAAGAACGAGCTCATCCTCGGGCGGCGGGTGCACCGGGACAACCGGCGCGCGCGGCTGCAGCTCCAGGCGCTGCTGGCGGAGACGGGCGTGCAGCCCCGGCTGACGCGGCTGTTGGGCGTCACGCCCGCGGGGGCTGGCGCGGACGTGGAGGCGGAGCCCCCGCCGGCGTCGGAGCCCGGGCCGGACGCGGCGTCCGTGGCGCCGCCGGAACCCTGA
- a CDS encoding NifU family protein, whose product MSVNIQLEWTPNPSTLKYVVDRKLLAGGAVNFTSRDDAQAKSPLALRLMDITGVTAVMLGTNFVTVTKGESGEWDELNDSVMSTLDTHLSENLPVVDEAAIQAARQATASDGTVEQRIQVILDEEIRPAVAQDGGDITLDRFEDGIVYLHMKGSCAGCPSSTATLKMGIEGRLREMIPEVTEVVSV is encoded by the coding sequence ATGTCAGTGAACATCCAGCTCGAGTGGACCCCCAACCCCAGCACGCTGAAGTACGTGGTGGACCGCAAGCTGCTGGCCGGTGGCGCGGTGAACTTCACCAGCCGCGACGACGCGCAGGCGAAGTCGCCGCTGGCGCTCAGGCTGATGGACATCACGGGCGTGACCGCGGTGATGCTGGGCACGAACTTCGTCACGGTGACCAAGGGCGAGTCGGGCGAGTGGGACGAGCTCAACGACTCCGTGATGTCCACGCTGGACACGCACCTGTCGGAGAACCTGCCGGTGGTGGACGAGGCGGCCATCCAGGCGGCGCGTCAGGCCACGGCGTCGGACGGCACGGTGGAGCAGCGCATCCAGGTCATCCTGGACGAGGAGATCCGCCCGGCCGTGGCGCAGGACGGCGGTGACATCACGCTGGACCGCTTCGAGGACGGCATCGTGTACCTGCACATGAAGGGTTCGTGCGCGGGCTGCCCGTCGTCCACGGCGACGCTGAAGATGGGCATCGAGGGCCGTCTCCGGGAGATGATCCCGGAGGTCACCGAAGTGGTGTCCGTCTGA
- a CDS encoding GNAT family N-acetyltransferase, whose product MSVPLPTTLRLLTSITDVPAPAWDALVDPESVPFLEWGFLAALEESGSVVPERGWQPRHLTVWRGSRLVAAAPAYLKNDSRGEFVFDAAWATAAERAGLRYYPKLVLGVPFTPATGRRVLVAPGEDAPSREAELYSAALEFARAEGLSSVHVLFPTAEELPVLEAQGYALRLGVQYLWRNAGYRTFDDFLARFRAKRRHQIQRERRAMDARGITLRTLRGDALEEVDAAWAHRLHVSTVDRYPWGARSLTEDFFARLLAGFRHRCEFVEARREGRRVAGAFNFTGPRTLYGRYWGALEEQPFLHFNVCLYHPVEDCIARGRERFEPGAGGEHKLTRGFEPHLTYSAHLFLHPGLDRAVRGFLAHERAAVESGMPLWWAETGFKERV is encoded by the coding sequence ATGTCCGTCCCGCTCCCCACCACGCTGCGCCTGCTCACCTCCATCACCGACGTTCCCGCGCCGGCCTGGGACGCGCTCGTGGACCCGGAGTCGGTGCCGTTCCTGGAGTGGGGCTTCCTCGCCGCCCTGGAGGAGAGCGGCAGCGTGGTGCCCGAGCGCGGCTGGCAGCCGCGCCACCTCACCGTGTGGCGGGGCTCGCGCCTCGTCGCCGCGGCGCCCGCGTACCTCAAGAACGACAGCCGCGGCGAGTTCGTCTTCGACGCCGCCTGGGCCACCGCCGCCGAGCGCGCGGGCCTGCGCTACTACCCCAAGCTCGTGCTGGGCGTGCCCTTCACGCCCGCCACCGGCCGCCGCGTGCTGGTGGCTCCTGGCGAGGACGCCCCCTCCCGCGAGGCGGAGCTCTACAGCGCCGCGCTGGAGTTCGCGCGCGCCGAGGGGCTCTCCAGCGTCCACGTCCTCTTCCCCACGGCGGAGGAGCTGCCGGTGCTGGAGGCGCAGGGCTATGCGTTGCGCCTGGGCGTCCAATACCTGTGGCGCAACGCGGGCTACCGGACGTTCGATGACTTCCTCGCCCGCTTCCGCGCCAAGCGGCGGCACCAGATCCAGCGCGAGCGGCGCGCGATGGACGCCCGGGGCATCACCCTGCGCACCCTGCGGGGCGACGCCCTGGAGGAGGTGGACGCGGCCTGGGCCCACCGGCTCCATGTGTCCACGGTGGACCGCTACCCATGGGGCGCGCGCTCGCTGACCGAGGACTTCTTCGCCCGCCTGCTCGCCGGCTTCCGGCACCGCTGCGAGTTCGTGGAGGCCCGGCGGGAAGGCCGCAGGGTGGCTGGCGCGTTCAACTTCACCGGGCCGCGCACGCTGTACGGCCGTTATTGGGGAGCGCTGGAGGAACAACCGTTCCTGCACTTCAACGTGTGCCTCTACCATCCGGTGGAGGACTGCATCGCCCGGGGCCGCGAGCGCTTCGAGCCCGGCGCCGGCGGCGAGCACAAGCTCACCCGGGGTTTCGAGCCGCACCTCACGTACAGTGCGCACCTGTTCCTCCACCCCGGCCTGGACCGGGCGGTGCGCGGCTTCCTGGCGCACGAGCGGGCAGCCGTCGAAAGCGGCATGCCCCTGTGGTGGGCGGAGACGGGTTTCAAGGAGCGGGTCTGA
- a CDS encoding ATP-dependent Clp protease adaptor ClpS, protein MAQKHPHDDGQVVTETVPKQKLKRPTLYKVLLHNDNYTTREFVVAVLKEIFHKSETDAVQIMMHVHYNGIGVAGVYTYDVAETKLKTVEAAARDNGFPLRLSMEPEEG, encoded by the coding sequence ATGGCTCAGAAGCACCCACACGATGACGGCCAGGTCGTTACGGAGACCGTCCCCAAGCAGAAGCTGAAGAGGCCGACGCTCTACAAGGTCCTCCTGCACAACGACAACTACACCACGCGCGAGTTCGTCGTGGCCGTGCTCAAGGAGATCTTCCACAAGTCGGAGACGGATGCCGTGCAGATCATGATGCACGTTCATTACAACGGCATCGGAGTGGCGGGCGTTTATACCTACGACGTCGCCGAGACGAAGCTCAAGACAGTGGAGGCCGCGGCGCGGGACAACGGGTTCCCCCTGCGGCTGTCCATGGAACCCGAGGAAGGCTGA
- the clpA gene encoding ATP-dependent Clp protease ATP-binding subunit ClpA encodes MAGPSIAKELQASFRTALDEARKMRHEYLTLEHLLLALTRESRTREVLKGCGANVKRLQENLVSFLEETVERLPDDVDAEPQQTIGVERVLHRAAMHALSAEQKYIDGGDVLVALFREEESHALYLLQQEGVTRLDLLNFISHGISKDGESEGEARATPAGDDEDGETQKKSPLEAYAVQLNNEAKAGRIDPLIGRDKELERTIQVLSRRRKNNPLYVGEAGVGKTAIAEGLALHIHEGRVPEALKNAVVYSLDMGALLAGTKFRGQFEERLKGVLKALQELPDAILFIDEIHTIVGAGATSGGSMDASNLLKPALASGRLRCIGSTTFQEFKASFERDRALSRRFQKIEVDEPSVEDTVKVLEGLRSRYEEHHHVKYGEGALQAAAELAAKHINDRFLPDKAIDVIDEAGAAERLKPEGVRTGVVSAHDVEQVVSKMARIPAKSVSASEGVQIQNLDKELKGVIYGQDKAIEEMVSAIKLSRSGLRAPEKPIGSFLFSGPTGVGKTELAKQLAQSLGVEFLRFDMSEYSEKHTVSRLIGAPPGYVGFDQGGLLTDAVRKHPYAVLVLDEIEKAHPDLFNILLQVMDHATLTDNNGRKADFRNIILILTTNAGAHEMSTKAMGFGDPAVVVDGSRAKKAIERTFTPEFRNRLDGWILFSGLPPEVILKVVDKEVRLLQKVLDEKKVKLELTPAARAWLAEHGYDPAFGARPMARLVDNTLKKPLAEALLFGSLKSGGVARFDVVDDAVKLQAEATEAVPA; translated from the coding sequence GTGGCAGGACCATCGATTGCCAAAGAATTGCAGGCCAGCTTCCGCACCGCGCTCGACGAGGCGCGGAAGATGCGTCACGAGTACCTGACCCTGGAGCACCTGCTCCTGGCCCTCACCCGTGAGTCGCGCACCCGCGAGGTGCTCAAGGGCTGCGGCGCGAACGTCAAGCGCCTGCAGGAGAACCTGGTCTCCTTCCTGGAGGAGACGGTCGAGCGCCTGCCCGACGACGTGGACGCCGAGCCGCAGCAAACCATCGGCGTGGAGCGCGTGCTCCACCGCGCCGCCATGCACGCCCTGTCCGCGGAGCAGAAGTACATCGACGGCGGCGACGTGCTGGTCGCCCTGTTCCGTGAAGAGGAGAGCCACGCGCTCTACCTGCTACAGCAGGAGGGCGTCACCCGCCTGGACCTGCTCAACTTCATCTCCCACGGCATCAGCAAGGACGGCGAGTCCGAGGGCGAGGCGCGCGCCACGCCCGCCGGGGACGACGAGGACGGCGAGACGCAGAAGAAGAGCCCGCTGGAGGCCTACGCCGTCCAGCTCAACAACGAGGCCAAGGCGGGCCGCATCGACCCGCTCATCGGGCGCGACAAGGAGCTGGAGCGCACCATCCAGGTGCTCAGCCGCCGCCGCAAGAACAACCCGCTCTACGTGGGCGAGGCCGGCGTGGGCAAGACGGCCATCGCGGAAGGCCTGGCGCTCCACATCCACGAGGGCCGCGTGCCGGAGGCGCTGAAGAACGCGGTCGTCTACTCGCTGGACATGGGCGCGCTGCTCGCGGGCACCAAGTTCCGCGGCCAGTTCGAGGAGCGCCTCAAGGGCGTGCTCAAGGCGCTCCAGGAGCTGCCGGACGCCATCCTCTTCATCGACGAGATCCACACCATCGTCGGCGCGGGGGCCACGAGCGGCGGGTCCATGGACGCGTCCAACCTGCTCAAGCCCGCGCTGGCGTCTGGGCGGCTGCGCTGCATCGGCTCCACGACGTTCCAGGAGTTCAAGGCGTCCTTCGAGCGCGACCGCGCGCTGTCCCGCCGCTTCCAGAAGATTGAAGTGGACGAGCCCAGCGTGGAGGATACCGTCAAGGTGCTGGAGGGCCTGCGCAGCCGCTACGAGGAGCACCACCACGTGAAGTACGGCGAGGGTGCGCTCCAGGCGGCGGCGGAGCTGGCGGCCAAGCACATCAACGACCGCTTCCTGCCGGACAAGGCCATCGACGTCATCGACGAGGCCGGCGCCGCGGAGCGGCTCAAGCCGGAGGGTGTGCGCACGGGCGTCGTCTCCGCGCACGACGTGGAGCAGGTCGTCTCCAAGATGGCCAGGATTCCGGCCAAGAGCGTGTCCGCGAGCGAGGGCGTCCAGATCCAGAACCTGGACAAGGAGCTCAAGGGCGTCATCTACGGGCAGGACAAGGCCATTGAGGAGATGGTCAGCGCCATCAAGCTGTCGCGCTCCGGCCTGCGCGCGCCGGAGAAGCCCATTGGCAGCTTCCTCTTCTCCGGCCCCACGGGCGTGGGCAAGACGGAGCTGGCGAAGCAGCTGGCGCAGAGCCTGGGCGTGGAGTTCCTGCGCTTCGACATGAGCGAGTACTCGGAGAAGCACACGGTGAGCCGGCTCATCGGCGCGCCTCCGGGCTACGTGGGCTTCGACCAGGGCGGCCTGCTCACGGACGCCGTGCGCAAGCATCCGTACGCGGTGCTGGTGCTGGATGAGATTGAGAAGGCCCACCCGGACCTCTTCAACATCCTGCTCCAGGTGATGGACCACGCGACGCTCACGGACAACAACGGCCGCAAGGCGGACTTCCGCAACATCATCCTCATCCTGACCACCAACGCGGGTGCGCACGAGATGAGCACCAAGGCCATGGGCTTCGGTGACCCCGCCGTGGTGGTGGACGGCTCGCGGGCGAAGAAGGCCATCGAGCGCACCTTCACGCCGGAGTTCCGCAACCGGCTGGACGGGTGGATCCTCTTCTCCGGCCTGCCCCCCGAGGTCATCCTCAAGGTCGTGGACAAGGAAGTGCGCCTGCTCCAGAAGGTGCTCGACGAGAAGAAGGTCAAGCTGGAGCTCACGCCCGCCGCCCGCGCGTGGCTGGCCGAGCACGGCTACGACCCGGCCTTCGGCGCGCGCCCCATGGCGCGGCTCGTGGACAACACGCTGAAGAAGCCGCTCGCGGAGGCGCTGCTGTTCGGCTCGCTCAAGAGCGGCGGCGTGGCCCGCTTCGATGTCGTGGACGACGCGGTGAAGCTCCAGGCGGAAGCCACCGAGGCCGTGCCCGCGTAG
- a CDS encoding methyl-accepting chemotaxis protein gives MKPSSALPVSFLRGLGLAQKFVLVTAVISASVALLLTLIATRQLESNLEARHASEGEAVALSLAIAAEQGVSAGMGSLQPLLETFREREDLAYIFIQDPTGFVLVHSFQGGFPEALKAALEAQPGVGKGRTRVVPEVRIQRGGRTLRALDVAAAVAEQGRLGTVHVGMAREFIDAKVNALRWNMLLFAFVLEVGGVVLAALFGRSIVRPLAELTSVTAHIVASGDLTRPIQARGNDEVGRLSNSFSQMVGKLREVTVNLQHAATALTQSTDHLNASSTEQAQTISRQAAALQETQVTAQEIKQTSTLAAQKAESVLSVAERADTLAKAGEASIAQTMAGLNDIRAQVGEIAEKILELGERTRQIGGITQTVKDLADQSNMLALNAAIEAVRSGEHGKGFSVVAREIRALADQSIQATTRVRELLDDIANSVTSAVRITERGAERMEAGLAQVRDSGHNLRELSSIVQDNAAAVRQIAAAVNQQNVGINQITLAVNDLSKMMDDTVARIGSTGEAATTLQIISEQLSNAVGAYKVEAKE, from the coding sequence TTGAAGCCCTCCTCCGCGCTCCCCGTCTCCTTCCTGCGCGGGCTCGGGCTCGCACAGAAGTTCGTGCTCGTCACGGCGGTCATCAGCGCCTCCGTGGCGCTGCTGCTCACCCTCATCGCCACCCGCCAGCTGGAGTCCAACCTGGAGGCGCGCCACGCCAGCGAGGGCGAGGCCGTGGCGCTGAGCCTGGCCATCGCGGCGGAGCAGGGCGTGTCCGCGGGCATGGGGTCGCTGCAGCCGCTGCTGGAGACGTTCCGCGAGCGCGAGGACCTGGCCTACATCTTCATCCAGGACCCCACCGGCTTCGTGCTGGTGCACTCGTTCCAGGGGGGCTTCCCGGAGGCCCTGAAGGCCGCGCTCGAGGCGCAGCCGGGCGTGGGCAAGGGGCGCACGCGCGTGGTGCCGGAGGTGCGCATCCAGCGCGGCGGCCGGACGCTGCGCGCCCTGGACGTGGCCGCGGCCGTGGCGGAGCAGGGCCGGTTGGGCACCGTGCACGTGGGCATGGCGCGCGAGTTCATCGACGCGAAGGTGAACGCCCTGCGCTGGAACATGCTGCTGTTCGCCTTCGTCCTGGAGGTGGGCGGCGTGGTGCTGGCGGCGCTGTTCGGCCGGAGCATCGTGCGGCCGCTGGCGGAGCTCACGTCCGTGACGGCCCACATCGTCGCGTCCGGGGACCTCACCCGCCCCATCCAGGCGCGCGGCAACGACGAGGTGGGGCGGCTGTCCAACTCCTTCTCCCAGATGGTGGGCAAGCTGCGCGAGGTGACGGTCAACCTCCAGCACGCCGCCACCGCGCTCACCCAGTCCACGGACCACCTCAACGCGTCCTCCACGGAGCAGGCGCAGACCATCTCCCGCCAGGCCGCCGCGCTGCAGGAGACGCAGGTGACGGCGCAGGAGATCAAGCAGACGTCCACGCTGGCCGCGCAGAAGGCGGAGAGCGTGCTCAGCGTCGCCGAGCGCGCGGACACCCTGGCCAAGGCGGGCGAGGCCTCCATCGCGCAGACCATGGCGGGCCTCAACGACATCCGCGCGCAGGTGGGGGAGATCGCGGAGAAGATCCTCGAGCTGGGCGAGCGCACCCGCCAGATTGGCGGCATCACCCAGACGGTGAAGGACCTGGCGGACCAGTCCAACATGCTCGCGCTCAACGCGGCCATCGAAGCGGTGCGCTCCGGCGAGCACGGCAAGGGCTTCAGCGTGGTGGCGCGTGAAATCCGCGCCCTGGCGGACCAGTCCATCCAGGCGACCACGCGGGTGCGGGAGCTGCTGGACGACATCGCCAACTCCGTCACCTCCGCGGTGCGCATCACGGAGCGCGGCGCGGAGCGGATGGAGGCGGGGCTGGCGCAGGTGCGGGACAGCGGGCACAACCTGCGCGAGCTGTCCTCCATCGTCCAGGACAACGCCGCCGCCGTCCGGCAGATTGCCGCCGCGGTGAATCAGCAGAACGTGGGCATCAACCAAATCACCCTGGCGGTGAATGATTTGTCCAAGATGATGGACGACACCGTGGCCCGCATCGGGTCCACCGGTGAGGCGGCCACCACGCTGCAGATCATCTCCGAGCAGCTCTCCAACGCCGTGGGCGCCTACAAGGTCGAGGCGAAGGAGTAG
- a CDS encoding chemotaxis protein CheB → MSTKRSIRVLVVDDSPTMANTLTALLTEEPRIEVVGRAGDGNRAVQLARLLRPDVITMDLLLPGLDGPAAIAHIMSQAPARILVVSAVAEQRGVDLGFQAMSAGALELIGKPNVTNAEELRRWGRELAHSVCLMAEVPVISRRPRAVAPPPVPSGARVDVFGLVASTGGPPALAEVLSKLPRDLPVPMLVAQHITVGFTQGMVRWLSQVCELQVGVARDGERLEPGRVYFPLDGHDLLVDSVGLARLQRSHGGPCPNGDVLLSSLAMAYGRRSGGGVLTGMGEDGARGLLAIRQAGGVTLAQDEASSVVYGMPRAAVELKATDGGTPLALVAELILQSCQRPSFRPARGPEGGVR, encoded by the coding sequence GTGAGCACGAAGAGGTCCATCCGCGTGCTCGTGGTGGATGACTCGCCCACCATGGCCAACACCCTCACCGCGCTGCTCACGGAGGAGCCGCGCATCGAAGTCGTGGGCCGCGCGGGGGATGGCAACCGCGCCGTGCAGCTGGCGCGCCTGCTGCGCCCGGACGTCATCACCATGGACCTGCTCCTGCCCGGCCTGGACGGGCCGGCGGCCATCGCGCACATCATGTCCCAGGCGCCCGCGCGCATCCTGGTGGTGAGCGCGGTGGCGGAGCAGCGCGGCGTGGACCTGGGCTTCCAGGCGATGAGCGCCGGGGCGCTGGAGCTCATCGGCAAGCCCAACGTCACCAACGCGGAGGAGCTGCGCCGCTGGGGCCGGGAGCTGGCCCACTCCGTGTGCCTGATGGCGGAGGTGCCCGTCATCTCCCGCCGTCCGCGCGCCGTGGCGCCGCCGCCCGTGCCCAGCGGGGCGCGGGTGGACGTGTTCGGCCTCGTCGCCTCCACGGGCGGGCCTCCCGCGCTGGCGGAGGTGCTGTCCAAGCTGCCCCGCGACCTGCCGGTGCCCATGCTCGTCGCGCAGCACATCACCGTGGGCTTCACGCAGGGGATGGTGCGCTGGCTGTCCCAGGTGTGCGAGCTCCAGGTGGGCGTGGCGCGCGATGGCGAGCGGCTGGAGCCGGGCCGCGTGTACTTCCCGCTGGACGGCCACGACCTGCTGGTGGACAGCGTGGGCCTGGCGCGCCTGCAGCGCAGCCATGGCGGGCCGTGCCCCAACGGCGACGTGCTCTTGAGCTCGCTGGCCATGGCCTACGGCCGGCGCAGCGGCGGTGGCGTGCTCACCGGCATGGGCGAGGACGGCGCGCGGGGCCTGCTGGCCATCCGCCAGGCCGGGGGCGTCACCCTGGCGCAGGACGAGGCGTCCAGCGTCGTCTACGGCATGCCGCGCGCCGCCGTGGAGCTGAAGGCCACGGACGGGGGCACGCCGCTGGCGCTGGTGGCGGAGCTCATCCTGCAGAGCTGTCAGCGTCCGTCGTTCCGTCCTGCCCGCGGCCCGGAGGGAGGGGTCCGGTGA